The Salvia miltiorrhiza cultivar Shanhuang (shh) chromosome 1, IMPLAD_Smil_shh, whole genome shotgun sequence genome has a window encoding:
- the LOC131016606 gene encoding ubiquitin C-terminal hydrolase 12-like, whose protein sequence is MLHLFIGSTYIVRSVLVHSGGVHGGHYYAFIRPTLSSQWYKFDDERVTKEDMKKALDELYGGEEEVELVCRVLS, encoded by the exons ATGCTACATCTTTTCATTGGTTCAACTTATATTGTTCGCAGTGTTTTGGTCCATAGTGGTGGTGTGCACGGTGGTCACTATTATGCCTTTATACGGCCTACTCTTTCCAGCCAGTG GTATAAGTTTGATGATGAACGAGTGACAAAAGAAGATATGAAAAAGGCATTAGATGAGCTGTATGGTGGTGAAGAAGAA gttgagcttgtgtgtcggGTTCTCTCCTGA